CAACTTCAGCAAGCGATCTGATGCAACTTCCAACCCTCCTGAAACAGCAATACATCCTGATGCCTTCAATAGAAAGCACAAATCACGAGTAAAACTTTTCTCAAAGCGAATATTGGTCCACCAAGATACTGTGATTTTTCTTCGAATAATTTCCAAAGCTACTTCACGCATCAAAGCCGGTGGCGCCGCTTCATCCACAAAATGGAATCCCGTTTCTCCCGTCTGCTCAATTAACGTCTCCATTCGATCGACAATCAATTTAGCTGCTACAGGCTCATATACCTTGATATAATCCAAGCTAATATCACAAAATGTACATTTTCCCCAATAACAACCATGTGCCATGGTTAACTTATTCCAGCGTCCATCACTCCACATACGATGCATCGGATTGACAACTTCAATTACGGAAATATAGTCATTGAGCTTTAAGCTTGAATAATCGGGCGTCCCGACTTCTGCTTGTTTATAATCTCGTTTAAGTGGGTTATTGATATACACCACTTTGTTATCCTTACACACAAACGTGCGTTTTAATTCTTCTTGTGCTAATTTTCCTTCAACATGGAGAATTAGATTTTCTAAAGGCGCTTCCCCATCATCCAGGGTAATGAAATCAAAAAACTCAAATACTCTGGTGTCCGATAAGGAACGTAACTCCGTATTGGGGTATCCCCCACCCATTGTTACTTTTATTTCGGGATGATTTTGTTTGATCCATTGCGCACAGCGAAAAGCACTGTATAAATTACCTGGAAAAGGCACTGAAAATCCAACAATCTTGGGATTAGATTGAGCAACAATCCCCGTTAAAAGTTCAACGGTCAATTCATCAATAAAGGTTAAAGGTTGCTGCAACGACTCATACAACTCATCAAAAGTATGCGCTGATCGCCCTAAACGCTCGGCATAACGACTAAACCCAAAATGAGGATCAACTGTATCAACAATTAAATCCGCGATATCTTCAAGATACAACGTCGCTAAATGCTTCGCTTGATCTTGTATCCCCATCGAGCCAAAAGCCCATTCTAACTCTTCTAGCTGATCAAATCGAGAAGCTCTAGGTAAAAAATCTTCTTTGATAATGGTGTGTGCAAACGTTGGGTTTTTTCCCTGTAAAAATTTAATTACAGCATCTATCGTAGCAATATACTCATTTTCTAAAGCCAACATACGATGCGTATTGCCATTAACCTCCCCTACGACTGTGTGAATATGATCGTATAAACGAGTCAATCCTTTTTTACTAAACAGTCGCAGAATCACTTCAATTCCCAAATCACTTTGATAGCTTGAAATGGATAAGGTATTCAAAAAACCTGTAATATAAGCTGTTGCTGGATACGGTGTATTCAGCTGTGTAAAAGGCGGAGTAATTAATGTAATTGTCGTTTGCACCCTAGATAATTTAAGAGACAAAATTACCTACATTTTCTTAGTATAAATAATATTTTAAAAAAATCTCTAGCAAAAGATTTATTTTAAGTTAATTTTAAGTTATATTTACTACACACTCAACCCAAAAACTAATGATATGAAGTATTTTTCACTACTAATATTACTAATCACATCTAATTTAATATATTCTCAACGAATAAACCCTGATGACGTTATTGTAATATGCTCTAACCAACAAATAGTTGGGCAAACACCTCAAAGTACCAATTATACGAATTTAAGAACGTCTTGTGGTCCATTTAGTCCCTTATCTAGTTCATTAACTCTTTTCTATGTAGAAATAAAATCAGGTTCTACGTTTACATTTGTAATCAGCCCACAAGCAGCTGTTGATTACGATTTTGCTTCTTGGAAAAATCCTAACTTTGCCAATTTAGGTCCTGGTGATCGAGGCTCCCAAAATGACGGAGTAGATGCTCGTCAGTACAATATTGGTTTATCTCTTACCGAAACGATGTTATGTGAGGAGCCAGGGGCAACTACTTGGTTAGGCAACACAGCTACTGTACCAGGAATGGTTAGATATTATGATGTGCAACCTGGGGATGGTATTTTGATTGCTGTCAATCGTTGGTCAGCAACCGATGCTGGTTTTACCTTATCCTTTGGTGGTGACGCTGTATTAAACTGTGATCTTACAGAAAAGAACTATGAACAATGTGATGAGAACTATGATGAAAAAGAAATTTTCGATTTAGATTTTATCAAATCAGATATTAACAATATCGACAATACTTTCATAATTGACTTTTTTGAATCGGCAGATGATGCTACTAATCAAACGGCGACAAACTTCTTAGCATCTCCTTATACTGTTCAATTCGAAGATAGTCCAAAACAAATATATGCGCGTTTTAAAAGAACTAATGGAATATATTTCAAAACGATGAAAATCAATCTCATTGTCAATGAAGTACCGCAAAAACCTAAAGAGCCTTTAAAATACGCCTTATGTGTCGAAGAATTAAAAGATAAAGAAAAGCTAGCCACGTTCAATTTGACTCAATTTGAAAATAAACTCAACGAAAACAATATTGGAAAGATTGACTTCACTTATTTCGAACCATTTAATGATACCATTCGCAAGATTAGTAATCCAACTAAATATAGCTCGATGCGTAATACCCTTACCATACGCATGACCATTGACGATAAATGTCCGATTGATATTCCTTTACAATTAATTGTCAATGATATTGACATTAAATCAATGGCTTTCACGTATTCTGAGCTTTGCGCAACTGAAACAGAAACGGGACTGGTTTACGATTTAAATCAAACGTTAAGTACCTTATTAAGCAATAAAGACGAGACAAAATACAACATTCAGTTTTTTAATTCACCTGAGGATGCAGAAAGTGAAACGAATGCTCTAGAGGATCCTTCCAATCACTTGGTGCCTTACTATCAAGAACAGCTTATCACCGTTAAAATAACAGATAACAATACCTGTTCGACGCAATCTGAAATTCGTCTGCATGCCGTTCCAAGATTTAGAATGGAAGACCAAGTAACCACCGAATGTACTCCTTATAGACTTCCAGAATTACCGGAGGGGTATGCGTATTATTTAGAACCAAATAAACAAGGAAATAACATCAAATTGAATACACCTGAAAGTATCTTTTATGGACCTAAAACCATTTATATCTATGCGACAAAAGACTATGGACTTCCAGAGTTAAACGATTGTACCTTTGAAGATAGTTTCACCGTGACAACTGAAGGCTGTATCATTGCTAAAGGAATCTCTCCTAATGGTGATGGTCTCAATGACTATTGGGATCTCGAGCCTTATGGTGTAATTAATCTAAAAATATTCAATCGATATGGTGTTGAAGTTTACAAAAAAACAGGAGGATATAAGAACGAATGGTATGGCCAATCAAATGGCAGTACCAAACTACCAAGTGGAACGTACTGGTATTATTTTGAAGCCATCACGGGTGTTTATTCCGGATGGATTGAATTAATGTATTAATATTTAAAATAAAACCGTATTTTTACTATGCTTAAAAAGTTTTACTATCTTGATAGTAAAACTTTTTTTTTAAAACAAACTTTCTAATTGACCTTGTGTCTTATGACTATACCTACAATTACATTTCAAAACTCTGGTTATTTTTCCAAATTAATGGTTGATTACCTCAACCAAGCGGAGAAATTAAAGCCATTGTATCAACATTTTCCCACTTTAGCTAATTTTAAACTGCAGATAGAAGCCAAACAACAGCATTTTTCAACTGAAAAACGCCGTGTTTTACACGATGCATTAGTTGAACAATATCAAGGCATTGATCTATCCGCTGCAACTAAACAAAATATAGCTTTATTGCGAGAGGAAAACACGTTTACCATTACAACAGGACATCAATTGAATTTGTTCACAGGTCCGCTGTATTTTCTTTATAAAATTGTTTCTACCATCAATTTGACGGTAGAGTTGAAACAACAATACCCTGCTTACAACTTTGTTCCTGTCTTTTGGATGGCAACCGAAGATCACGATTTTGAAGAAATTAATCACTTCTATTTTCAGGATAAGAAGATTTGTTGGGATCAAGAAAGCAAAGGCCCTGTAGGTCGTTTGAGTACAGCAACTTTAGACAAGGTATACGAAGTATTTAAAGGGCAATTAAATGCTGGGGATCATGCTAAAAAACTCAAAACTTTATTTGAAGAGAGCTACCTCAAACACGACAACTTAGCTGATGCCACCCGTTATTTAGCCAATGCATTATTTGAATCTTATGGCTTAGTTATTGTCGATGGAGATCATGCTCAGCTGAAATCTCTTTTCGCACCTAGTATACAACAGGAATTGCTGCAACAAAATGCCATTCAAGAGGTAGAGAAAACCTATGCTATTCTTGAGGATTACTTTGTTCAAGTAACACCCCGAGACATTAACTTATTTTACATTCAGGACCAATTACGCGAGCGTATCATTTGGGACCAAGATCGATTCAAGATTAACAATACAACGCTTTCTTTCTCCAAAGAAGAGATACTAGCAGAACTGAGTAATCACCCAGAGCGTTTCAGCCCTAATGTAATTTTGCGTCCTCTATACCAAGAAACCATTCTGCCGAATTTGTGTTATATCGGTGGAGGAGGAGAATTAGCATATTGGTTGCAATTAAAACCAGTCTTTGATTTACATCAGGTTGATTTTCCTATGTTATTGTTGAGAAATTCAGTACTACTGGCTACAGCAAAACAGGTCAAAAAACTAGATAAGTTACAACTTACGTGGTCTGATATTTTTGCTCCTGCAGAAGTATTACTACAAAAGAAATCAGCCGAATTATCTGATGTTTCTTTTGACTTTGACGCACAACGTCAGGTGTTGCAACAACAATTTGATCAACTCAGATCACTTGCCAAACAAACCGATGCTTCGTTTATTGGGGCAGTAAATGCGCAAGAGAAAAAACAAATCAAAGGGCTTGATCACTTGGAAAAACGCTTACAAAAAGCAGAAAAGAAAAAGAACAAAGAAGTACTTGATCGAATCTTGGCTATTCAACTGGAATTATTCCCTAAAAATAGTCTGCAAGAGCGTTATTATAACTTTGCACAGTTTTATCAAGAATCAGGAGATGACTTAATACAAAAACTAGTCGAACAGCTCCGACCATTAGAGCACGATTTTGATATTATAACCGTATAAAAAAAGTCGGGGCGAATGATTCGCCCCGACTTTTTTCTTTTACCCTCTTTAAATAAAGAACCTACTCTTTTTTTGTGTATCCCATTCCGCGAGATGCTGGCCAAACGGATTTAAATCCATATTGTTCATATAAGCGATAAGCTTCTCCATCTGCAATCAGGTTAATATAGCAGGAAACAGGTACATTTTCCTGAATGTATTCGTCCAATTTCTTCATAATTAGTTTACCCAATCCCTTTTTTTGATGGGCTGGTAACACACAAATATCCACAACTTGACAATGACAGGCTCCATCGCCTATCAATCGTCCCATGCCAATCACTTCCTTGTTGTTAGCCTCGTCTAAAATAGCAACACAACAAAGCGAATTACGCAAGCCAATAGCGGCAGCTTCTTTTGTTTTAGGCGATAACCCCGATTGTACACGTAAATTACAATACGTTTCGACTTCTATCATTTGATATACGGCTTGATATTTCATCTTATTCTATGATTCCATTAAAGGATGTAAGTACCGTCTTTTTTTTAATTCAACAAATTCATCCATTCCTTTTTATTTGTTAATTTCTATTTGAGGCGTTTGTGCTTTGTGAGATTTGTGCTTTGTGAGATTTGTGCTTTGTGAGATTTGTGCTTTGTGAGATTTGTACTTTGTGAGGTTTGTACTTTGTGAGGTTTGTACTTTGTGAGGTTTGTACTTTGTGAGGTTTGTGCTTTGTAAGGTTTGTGCTTTGTAAGGTTTGTGCTTTGTAAGGTTTGTGCTTGGTGAGGTTTGTGCTTTGTGAGATTTGTGCTTGGTGAGGTTTGTACTTTGTGCAGTTTAAACAACTCATATAAGATTTATCATGTATGAAGGCGAATACCATTCGCCCCTACACCCTTTTCTCTTTTCCAATAAAAAAAGCAACCTTTCGGTTGCCTTTTTATTAGCTCTGTGCTATATCTTCTAGATGTTCATCTTTCAACGTTAATTGAACCTTTTCTACCGAGTTTCGATACATATTGACTACTTCTCCTGTATAATGTTCTAAATCGATGATATCGCCTTCTTTTAATTCTTGATCAGGGCAAACTTCACTGATTAATCCCGCTAACGTATCATAATGTTCACTTTCTTCAAATTTGAAAGGCAACCAACGGTTGATATCAGAAATATTCGAGTGAGCATCCACCATGTATACACCTTCACCAGTAGAAACTACGATTGGTTCTTCATTGTCGTACTCATCTTGAATTTCTCCTACTAATTCTTCTAAAATATCTTCCATTGTAACGATACCTGTAAACTCTCCAACCTCATTGGTTGCAATTGCCATTTGCAAGTGCTTCGCTTGAAACTGTTTCAATACATTTTTAATCAATGCATTTTCCGAAATATAAATAGGCTCACGCATTAAAGAAGCAAGAGATACATCCTCTTTATCCTTGATCATGGCTTTCATTAAATCTTTGGTATAAATTACTCCTTTGATATCATCAAGGGAATCATCATACACTGGAAAACGAGAATACCCTTCTGTAATGGCATAGTCGATGGCTTCTTTTACGCTTGTATTGATTTCAATTGCTGAAACATTTTTACGCAGCGTTTGAATATTGTTTACACGTCTATCATCAAAATCGAAAACATTTTGAATCAAAAGTCGTTCTGTTTCTTCAATTGCACCACCTGCTTGACTTTCGGTGATGATCATTTTCAATTCTTCTTCTGTGTGTATATCTGAACCATGTACGGGTGTAATACCGAACATACGCAAAATACCATTTGCTAATCCATTCATCAACCAAATAATTGGTTTGAATACAAAATAGAATACACGCAACGGTAAAGCGATAGAGAATGTTGTTTTTGTAGGGAAATGAATCGCGATTGATTTTGGGGCTAATTCACCAAAAACAATGTGCAAAATTGTAATAATAGCGAAGGCTATTGGAAATGAAATACTCTTGGCAACTGAATACCATTCTGGTCCAGTCATACCGAATAAATCAAATACCTTCATGATAACGGGAGTCAATGAACTTTCTCCAACCCAACCTAATCCTAATGAAGCTAATGTAATTCCTAATTGAGTTGCTGCCAAATAGGCGTCTAGGTTTGCAACTATATTTTTAGCAACACCAGCTACTTTAGAGTTTAATTCTTGATGTACTTCAATTTGTGAGGTTCTTACTTTTACAATTGCAAACTCTGCTGCAACGAAAAATCCATTTAGGAATACTAAGAATAACGTAAGCAATAACTTACCAATTGAAATTTCTTCGGGAACAATATTAACGCTAGCTAATATTGTGATGATCTGGGGGTATGTGTCCATTTTATAAATTCAAAAGGTCCGCGTTCAATTTTTTTAGGGACCTGGAAGCGAAGTTTTAGTTTCATCGCCTTTTCATATCAAAATTAATAATTTATTTGATATAATATCAAGGTTAACACTCGTTTTTTTCAAAACGGGTAATTAACTAGGTATCAATAGGGTAAAACTTTTTATTTTATACCCTATTCTACTTATATCTTCTTATTTGTTCTTGTCTTTTACATTGATTTTGCATCAAAATGAAAAGGCAACATATTAAGGAGAGAAGGTGAATAACAAACAATTCCCTCTGCTCCCATAAAAAACATCTCAATAGGTTGAGCTTGTTTCACTTCATATTCTAATATACTCTGTCTGCATGCACCACAAGGAGGGATAGGATGATCCGTTACTTTTAAGTCTGATGTCGCTGAAATTGCTAGCTTTAAGATTCTTTTACCTGGATGTAAAGCTCCTGCTTGAAAAATAGCGGTGCGTTCTGCACATAAACCCGATGGGAAAGCAGCATTCTCTTGATTCGATCCTAATACAATCGTTCCATCCTCTAACAGTAAAGCAGCTCCTACGCGGAATTGAGAATAAGGCGCATAAGCATTTTTTCGAATGGCAATAGCCTGTTCCATCAATTCTTGATCTTGTTGTGCTAATTCGCGAATCGATTCATATTCAATGAAGGTCGTTACTACTTCTACTTTTTTCATAAGTCAAACGATTAGAGATAAAAAATCCAAACTCGTTTTTGGTAAAACGGTTTGGATTAGGGTACAAATATAATACTTTTCTTTTGTTATCCTTTAGGGTATGTTTTTCTTCCTAAATCAAACGTTAGAGAAAAACGAAGGGTATTTTCTAGTGGGTTGTTGATTTTTGATGTAGAGAACAGATACGATAAATCGACTGTGATCATACTGTATTTAAATCCCGCCCCTAGTGTTGCATATTGTCTAGCTCCTTTATTTTTATTTTCATTGAAATAACCTGCGCGGAATGCAAATGTATTGTCATACCAATATTCTGCTCCCATTGCCCAAGCAATTTCTTTCATTTCTTCACTAAAACCACCTGGTGCATCACCAAAAGATTTGAACACTCCTTTAAACCATCCCGTGTCGTTGTACTTGCGCATTTCTTCTGGATCAGTTACATCTGCTGGAGGAGTTGGCACCATTAATTTATTAAACTCGGTGGTAATCGTTAAGGTATTATAATCATCCAAAATGAAATCAAAACCAGCTCCTAATTTTAAATTTGCAGGTAAGAAATCTCCTGTTGGTTTATCGCTATAACTAATTTTAGGACCTAAATTTTGTAAATTAAAACCAAATCTCCAACGCCCGTCAAAATCAGAAAAGGACATTCTATCCGATTGGTAGAATCCCGAAATATCAACAGCAAATGTACTTGCACTTAATGCATCACCATCTCCTGTATCAGGCAATTTTAGATTGGAATTGATGAAACGCCCAGTAACGGCCATACCAAATTTCTCACTTAACTTCAATGCATAAGACGCATCAATTGCAAATTCACTTGGTTTATACGTTGCTCCAATACTATTATAATCTTCTCTATAAGTTACTTCTCCCATTCCAAAATAACGGAACCCGACAGAAAATGCACTTCGCTCGTTGTATTTATTAAAATAGTTTACTTGAGCAAGAGACATTCCGCTAGATATCTTAGACATATACGGCGTATAACTCATCGCAAATCCTTGATCTTTTGTTGCGAAAGCGTATTTTGAAGCATTGTGTTGTTGTGAAAAAGCATCTGTTGTAGTCGCAACTCCTATATCTCCCATAGCTGCTGATCTTGCATCAGCTGCAATCGTTAAAAAAGGAACTCCTGTTGTTATAGGATGCATATCTGTCTGTGCATACAGTGCAGATCCTCCTAGTATAGATATAACTAATGCTGTGAAATTTTTCATTCAGTTGTGTTTATAAAATTATACAAATATAATTGTTTCCTAAAGTATAACTAATTTTTCTATTTTTTCGACTTTTTTTCCCGTCTGTGATGAACGCACAGTTAAGCGATAAATATAGACTCCTTTTCCGATTCGATCTCCGAAATCATCACGTCCATCCCATTGTATCTCACGACTTAAATTACCTTCTGTTGTGATCTGTTGATTGATTGTTTTTACAATTCTTCCCGTAATCGTCATAATCTGCACTTGAACATCCAAAGGCTCTAGTGGTCTATTGTGTGTGAACCAAAACTCCGTATAATTGACAAACGGATTAGGGTAATTCAATACTTTTTCAATTTTTAAGGCTTCATCTTGTTTAACCAAAAACTGAATTTCAGTAGTAGACAAATTGTTGTACACATCCCATACTTTGAATTGAATCGTATGCATTCCCGGATCTAACTCTTTCAGCTGGTAAGTCACCTTTCCTTTTCTGAAATTATCCAGCTCAGTTTCGTAGTAATCGTTAAGTATCACACTTTTATCTTCCTTATCATCTACCACAATTACGATATCATGACCAATTCCACTCGCTGTATTAATCCCACTTTCATCTTCAACAAACGCAAGAAATACAGGATTATTGTCAGTTGCTCCTCCAGAGACAAAAGATTCATTATCCATATATAGTCTTGCTATAGGCGGAGTAATATCTTTTGGTGCATTTTCATTCAGTCCTCCAATCACTAAATCATCGTTATTTCCTGTATATTCAATCTCTTGATTGGAAGAATAAAAGCTCACTTTCCCTTTTCCTTCGTTGAGTCGAATATCTTTTGGCATGATAAAGTCAAAAGAAAAAGCCCCATTTTTTACACTAGCATTTCCTCTAAAGACTACCTCTCCTAAAGTTTGATAATCCATCACCCAAGGAATACCGTTGTTCATGACATTGTCATTCCCAAGTGTTTTCTTATCTAAATACTTATCGTAAATCTCAACAGCTAAACTTCCGGTGAAAGAATTAACAACATTATTTCCTTCATCTTGAACCTCTCCTTTCATCTTTACATAGTCTAACGCTTTTACAGGGTTGTTTGTTGTTAGCTGAACATCCTCTTCATTCACTTGAGACAACACTACCTTTAAATGAGGCAATGCAATTTTCAACGCCGGGTCTCCAATAAATGAAACGACATTTTTATCCCTATTCGTATATGCATTTTTAGTATGTCTCAAAGCATCTGCCATAGAATAGGTCGCTGCATGTTCAAAAAATAAATCAGTAAAGGTTCGATTCAACAATCGTCCAATATCAATTCCGATCTCTCTCGTCGTTCCAATCAAAGCAATAGCCCCACCTTTTGAATTATTAAATAATACTTCACCTCCACTTGTGTAATTCGGATCATCAAATCGACTAAACTCACACGTAATAATAGAAAAAACAGGATATTTATTTTCATTACTTAACTTTCGAGCATCTTCAATTGTGAAAACACGTTCTTGAGCTAATCCATCCTCCCCACCATGTCCTAAATAATTAATGAATAAAGCTCCTTTTTCAATAGCATCTAAGAAATCTAACCTCGCTTGCGGATAGCGATTTCCTCCTGCGGATGTTTCTTGAACATAAGCATCAAGGTAGATTTTCTTGGCATTAAAAAACGGATTATGGGTTAAAATACGATTCACAATAGTATCTGTTTCGACTTGTAAAACGTAATCAGACGATTTATCTACGTCATCTGCCATGGCAACGAGGTTATTTTTCCAACGTCCACGTGCTTGATCTCCGTGATATGCTATAATTTTTTGGACTGCCTGATTGGCCTCATCCAAATTCTTTGCCAGTATCCTTCCAACCGTAAGGTCAATTCCAAAAACCACATTATACATATCGCCTTCTCCTTCATCGAGCAAGCCATAAAAATCATCTGACATAAAGGTGGTGTACATCGAAAAATTAGAATTGCTATTCTGTGCTTTTTTCGTTTTACTCATTCCATAATGTAAAGGCACGATATTCGCATTTTGTTCTATTCGCTGCTTATAATCGTAAGATCCTGTACCAAATAAGTTAAGGTATTTCAGCTCACTTCCTTTTTGTTGCATGCTCTCATAGACATAACGAACAAAGTTTCGAATCGCTGCACCGTCTTGTTGCCCAGAAGAAAACTCGTTGTAAATCTGATCAACCGTCACAACCATTGGTTTTAAGTTGCTATTTTGGCGATGAAATTGCGCTAATTGTTGTGCAGCTGAAGCAAAAGCTTCATTGGTAATAATAAGGTAATCGACCGTTCCTTGTGCTTGAACCGCTCCTTTGAGGTCTTGATTGCGCACACGACTATTATTGACCATTTTAGGCAAGTAATAATCTGTTGGTATTTCTACTTGAAAAACCTGATTGGTTCCACCATAAGCTTTGAAACTATACTGACTTTGATTGGCTACAGGTAATGTCGTAATAGCGGAAACATCCGTAACATTCCAAATTCGATTCACCTGATTGGTATTTGCCAAGCTCCAACGAACCACGCCTTCTATTGTTTTCACCTTATTATTAGAGAAGCGATATTGTTTTGTTCCTCCTAGCAAGTTCCCGGTATAGAAAAACTCAATATAATCGAGGTATCCTTTAGAGTTTGGCACTCCTCCATTTTGATATGTAAGTGTAACCTCAACAGCAGGAGAACTTAAATACTCCTCTTTTTCCAAAAAGCTTTCATATCCTTTTGTCGTTGCACTTCGAATAGGGAAAAAAGTAACCGCCCCAGCAAACCTATTATTAATCGTATACGTAAAAGATGTATTTCCATACGAACTCGAAGCGGTGTTTACACCAAATGTAACGGGTTCACTAGTTTTCAAATGCATTAACTCCAATGAAAAGCTTTGGTCATTGACAATGCCAAACTCCTCACCAAACCACTTTCTCCCAAGCTTACCTATATTAACAAGATCTTTCTCGTGAAAAACTTTCCCATCAAATTCAGTAATGGTTGCTACCTCTCTTGCTGTAGGTTCTACAAAATTGCTAATTCTCAATCCTTGTTGTTGCCCATAAGTCAAGAAGTAAATCGCTTCGTCTGCATATAAATTTTGATACGTTAAACTCTCTTCATTCCATTGATCTACGCCTGTTGCATAAAACAAAACATAATCATCGGCCTCCATTGTTCCTTTAGACTCCCCTTGTACATAAATACTGTTTTCTTGTAAATCGGTTGGGTAATTTGCTTGATTAACTATAGGTAACATCGTTCCTCCTGCCCCATAAATCTGAATCGTACGAGGATCAACAGAGGAAGGTACTCCCAATTGAGTAAGGAAGTTCTTATCTAATTTGTAAATTCCCGTTTTATTCACGCCAAATTTGAACCAATTTCCTTGTTTAAGTACAGTATTAGCGTTGAGATTTCGACCTCCATTGACCAAATTTTGTCTAATATTAGGTTGAGAAGATTGATTTTCGATGAGATAAGAGATGCTTTTTACTCGTTTTAATCCACCATTTGCATAGACAATCGGAGAAAAATACACATAACTTTGAGAAATATGATTCACCATTGCCGATTTAATTTCTATCTTTAATTCTTCTTGATATAATTTTTTCTTGGCGTCTGATAGGAAATTCGCGTCTAAATCTTCGTAACTAACTTGAAGAATTCGTACATTATTTTTAAAACCTGATGGAATATTTGATTCCAAATTTGAGTAAATTAACTTTTTATTAACATTTTC
The window above is part of the Myroides odoratus DSM 2801 genome. Proteins encoded here:
- a CDS encoding B12-binding domain-containing radical SAM protein, translating into MQTTITLITPPFTQLNTPYPATAYITGFLNTLSISSYQSDLGIEVILRLFSKKGLTRLYDHIHTVVGEVNGNTHRMLALENEYIATIDAVIKFLQGKNPTFAHTIIKEDFLPRASRFDQLEELEWAFGSMGIQDQAKHLATLYLEDIADLIVDTVDPHFGFSRYAERLGRSAHTFDELYESLQQPLTFIDELTVELLTGIVAQSNPKIVGFSVPFPGNLYSAFRCAQWIKQNHPEIKVTMGGGYPNTELRSLSDTRVFEFFDFITLDDGEAPLENLILHVEGKLAQEELKRTFVCKDNKVVYINNPLKRDYKQAEVGTPDYSSLKLNDYISVIEVVNPMHRMWSDGRWNKLTMAHGCYWGKCTFCDISLDYIKVYEPVAAKLIVDRMETLIEQTGETGFHFVDEAAPPALMREVALEIIRRKITVSWWTNIRFEKSFTRDLCFLLKASGCIAVSGGLEVASDRLLKLIEKGVTVEQVARVNRNFTEAGILVHAYLMYGFPTQTAQETIDSLEMVRQLFEAGIMQSGFWHQFAMTAHSPVGMNPDEYKVIAQKTEHSAFANNDVPHVEMNGAIHDKFSFGLKKSLFNFMHGMCLDWPLNEWFDFKVPRTSIRPDYIASCLESELLPTYRGNQKIVWLGTYPYKEYFTKKKKGQAREMVDLIFYTKNDTLTISLDQEEGDWFASFIEELKGSTTQTKTYQEMKTSFETSCSTDFELFWFSKPVQQLREMALLVV
- a CDS encoding gliding motility-associated C-terminal domain-containing protein; translated protein: MKYFSLLILLITSNLIYSQRINPDDVIVICSNQQIVGQTPQSTNYTNLRTSCGPFSPLSSSLTLFYVEIKSGSTFTFVISPQAAVDYDFASWKNPNFANLGPGDRGSQNDGVDARQYNIGLSLTETMLCEEPGATTWLGNTATVPGMVRYYDVQPGDGILIAVNRWSATDAGFTLSFGGDAVLNCDLTEKNYEQCDENYDEKEIFDLDFIKSDINNIDNTFIIDFFESADDATNQTATNFLASPYTVQFEDSPKQIYARFKRTNGIYFKTMKINLIVNEVPQKPKEPLKYALCVEELKDKEKLATFNLTQFENKLNENNIGKIDFTYFEPFNDTIRKISNPTKYSSMRNTLTIRMTIDDKCPIDIPLQLIVNDIDIKSMAFTYSELCATETETGLVYDLNQTLSTLLSNKDETKYNIQFFNSPEDAESETNALEDPSNHLVPYYQEQLITVKITDNNTCSTQSEIRLHAVPRFRMEDQVTTECTPYRLPELPEGYAYYLEPNKQGNNIKLNTPESIFYGPKTIYIYATKDYGLPELNDCTFEDSFTVTTEGCIIAKGISPNGDGLNDYWDLEPYGVINLKIFNRYGVEVYKKTGGYKNEWYGQSNGSTKLPSGTYWYYFEAITGVYSGWIELMY
- the bshC gene encoding bacillithiol biosynthesis cysteine-adding enzyme BshC: MTIPTITFQNSGYFSKLMVDYLNQAEKLKPLYQHFPTLANFKLQIEAKQQHFSTEKRRVLHDALVEQYQGIDLSAATKQNIALLREENTFTITTGHQLNLFTGPLYFLYKIVSTINLTVELKQQYPAYNFVPVFWMATEDHDFEEINHFYFQDKKICWDQESKGPVGRLSTATLDKVYEVFKGQLNAGDHAKKLKTLFEESYLKHDNLADATRYLANALFESYGLVIVDGDHAQLKSLFAPSIQQELLQQNAIQEVEKTYAILEDYFVQVTPRDINLFYIQDQLRERIIWDQDRFKINNTTLSFSKEEILAELSNHPERFSPNVILRPLYQETILPNLCYIGGGGELAYWLQLKPVFDLHQVDFPMLLLRNSVLLATAKQVKKLDKLQLTWSDIFAPAEVLLQKKSAELSDVSFDFDAQRQVLQQQFDQLRSLAKQTDASFIGAVNAQEKKQIKGLDHLEKRLQKAEKKKNKEVLDRILAIQLELFPKNSLQERYYNFAQFYQESGDDLIQKLVEQLRPLEHDFDIITV
- a CDS encoding GNAT family N-acetyltransferase, encoding MKYQAVYQMIEVETYCNLRVQSGLSPKTKEAAAIGLRNSLCCVAILDEANNKEVIGMGRLIGDGACHCQVVDICVLPAHQKKGLGKLIMKKLDEYIQENVPVSCYINLIADGEAYRLYEQYGFKSVWPASRGMGYTKKE
- a CDS encoding hemolysin family protein, whose amino-acid sequence is MDTYPQIITILASVNIVPEEISIGKLLLTLFLVFLNGFFVAAEFAIVKVRTSQIEVHQELNSKVAGVAKNIVANLDAYLAATQLGITLASLGLGWVGESSLTPVIMKVFDLFGMTGPEWYSVAKSISFPIAFAIITILHIVFGELAPKSIAIHFPTKTTFSIALPLRVFYFVFKPIIWLMNGLANGILRMFGITPVHGSDIHTEEELKMIITESQAGGAIEETERLLIQNVFDFDDRRVNNIQTLRKNVSAIEINTSVKEAIDYAITEGYSRFPVYDDSLDDIKGVIYTKDLMKAMIKDKEDVSLASLMREPIYISENALIKNVLKQFQAKHLQMAIATNEVGEFTGIVTMEDILEELVGEIQDEYDNEEPIVVSTGEGVYMVDAHSNISDINRWLPFKFEESEHYDTLAGLISEVCPDQELKEGDIIDLEHYTGEVVNMYRNSVEKVQLTLKDEHLEDIAQS